CCGTCACCGCGGGTGCCGGCGCGACGCTCGACGCGATCGTCACCGAGCTGCAGAAGTTCAACCTGGGCTGGGCCAACCTACCGGCTCCGGGCGTGCTGTCGATCGGCGGCGCGCTCGCCGTCAACGCACACGGTGCGGCGCTGCCTGCCGAGGGTGCAGACACGTTGCCGGGCCATACCTACGGCTCGCTGAGCAACCTCGTCACCGAACTCACCGCCGTCGTGTGGGACGGCAGCAAGTACGCGCTGAAGACCTACAGCCGGAACGATCCCGGCATTCTCCCGATGCTCACCAACCTGGGTCGCTGCTTCCTGACCTCGGTCACGATGCAGGCCGGTCCCAACGTGCGCATGCGGTGCCAGAGCTACACCGACATCCACTGGGAGGAACTGTTCGCAGCGAAGGGCGCCTCGGGCCGGACGTTCGAGAAGTTCGTCGCCGAGTGCGGTGGCGCCGAGGCGATCTGGTACCCCTTCACCGACAAGCCGTGGATGAAGGCGTGGACGGTCACAGCGGACAAGCCGGAGGGGAACGGCAGCTCCGGCTCGTCCGGATCGCTGGGTTCGCTGGGCTCGCTCGCGGGCAAGCCGGCTCAGTCGCGTGAGGTCACCGGCCCGTACAACTACGTGTTCTCCGACAACCTGCCGGAGTCGATCACCGACATGATCGGCGCGATGATTTCCGGGAACCCCGCGATCGCACAGCAGTTCGGTCCGCAGATGTACGAGATCACCAAGCTCGGTCTGGCCGCGACGAACTCCAGTGACATCTGGGGCTGGTCGAAGGACGTCCAGTTCTACATCAAGGCGACCACTCTGCGCCTCACCGAGGGCGGCGGCGCCGTCGTCACCAGCCGCGCCAACATCGCGACCGTGATCCACGACTTCACGCAGTGGTTCCACGGCCGCATCGAGTACTACCGCGCCAAGGGGCAGTACCCGCTGAACGGCCCGGTCGAGATCCGCTGCTGCGGCCTCGATCAGGCGTCGGACGTCAAGGTTCCATCGGCCGGTTCGCCGACCATCGCAGCGACCCGTCCGCGTCCAGATCATTCCGACTGGGACGTCGCCATCTGGCTGAATGTCCTCGGCGTTCCGGGCACCCCCGGCATGTTCGAGTTCTATCAGGAGATGGAGCAGTGGATGCGGGAGCACTACAACAACGACACCGCCACGTTCCGCCCCGAGTGGTCGAAGGGCTGGGCGTTCGGCCCCAACCCGTACACCGACGCCGACATCATCACGAACAAGATGCCCGCCACCTACCGTGCGGGCGTTCCCACGTCGGACAACTGGGACACGGCACGGACGCGGTACAACCTGCTCGACCCGCACCGGATCTACTCGAACAACTTCATGGATCAGCTACTCCCGTAACCCGGGCCGATCCACGCACCGACGCCGGTGGTGCCGCGCCCAAAACGCGTGGCGCCACCGGCGTCGTCGTATCCACGCGCGACTCGGCGTCGGCGTACCGTCGGAAGTGATCGGTGACAGACGCGAACGAGGGAGTGCTGTCATGACATCGAGCAATCCGGACCCGGTTCCTCCCCAGTCGCCTTCCGGCCCGACGGAACCCGCTCCGCCTCCTCCCCCGCCACCGGCCGCCCCGCAGCAGGCGTCGGGCCCGCCGCCGAGCAACGCCGGATGGGCGGTCGCCACGCTGGTCGCCTTCTGGCCGCTCGCCTTCGCGGCATTCAGCAACGCGTTCGAGGTGTATCCGCGGTGGGCCCGCGGCGACTATGCGGGGGCCCAGTACGCGTCCGACCGGGTCCGCAAGCTCGGTCAGCTGTCGCTGTGGATCCTCGGCGGCATCCTCGTGCTGGTCGCGATCGCCTACATCGTGATGGCCGCGGTGTGGATCTCGCACGGCGGCTACGACGAGAACTGGCACCACCACGGGAGGGGCTGGTAGTCGCTCACCGCGTCGGGAGCACGTCGGCCGTGTCGGCGTCGTCGCGTGCCGTCGAACCGCCGACGGTTCGGGCCTGCGCGAGTGGCACGCACAGGATCACCACGAGCG
This genomic stretch from Prescottella soli harbors:
- a CDS encoding cholesterol oxidase substrate-binding domain-containing protein codes for the protein MTSIDEPRLSRRGFLAAGAGALAAGAVVGGWTPAFAVPAGSSGSLGSLGSSGPAAPLPTPPNFPSDISLFQQAYQNWSKEIMLDATWVCSPKTPEDVVRLANWAHENDYKLRPRGAMHGWTPLTVVNGSNVEKVILADTLTHLNSVSVNANGSPATVTAGAGATLDAIVTELQKFNLGWANLPAPGVLSIGGALAVNAHGAALPAEGADTLPGHTYGSLSNLVTELTAVVWDGSKYALKTYSRNDPGILPMLTNLGRCFLTSVTMQAGPNVRMRCQSYTDIHWEELFAAKGASGRTFEKFVAECGGAEAIWYPFTDKPWMKAWTVTADKPEGNGSSGSSGSLGSLGSLAGKPAQSREVTGPYNYVFSDNLPESITDMIGAMISGNPAIAQQFGPQMYEITKLGLAATNSSDIWGWSKDVQFYIKATTLRLTEGGGAVVTSRANIATVIHDFTQWFHGRIEYYRAKGQYPLNGPVEIRCCGLDQASDVKVPSAGSPTIAATRPRPDHSDWDVAIWLNVLGVPGTPGMFEFYQEMEQWMREHYNNDTATFRPEWSKGWAFGPNPYTDADIITNKMPATYRAGVPTSDNWDTARTRYNLLDPHRIYSNNFMDQLLP
- a CDS encoding CD225/dispanin family protein — encoded protein: MTSSNPDPVPPQSPSGPTEPAPPPPPPPAAPQQASGPPPSNAGWAVATLVAFWPLAFAAFSNAFEVYPRWARGDYAGAQYASDRVRKLGQLSLWILGGILVLVAIAYIVMAAVWISHGGYDENWHHHGRGW